Part of the Pangasianodon hypophthalmus isolate fPanHyp1 chromosome 9, fPanHyp1.pri, whole genome shotgun sequence genome is shown below.
CATTGAGTTTCCAAATTTCTAAATCACCCTGAATTTTTTCCCCAGCTTCTTTGGTCTATCTGTGATCTTCGTAATTAGCGATACAAGCTTGTCCAAACAAACTGGTGTGTAACAGTTCATCAGTGACAGCAGCGGTCAGTTTTGCATAGACTGCCTCACTTATGGGCTGGATGAGTTGCCATGGCAATGGCATGGTTCTGACAGCTACAGTAAAGTGTTTGGGCCAAATGGACGTTTGAACTACTATAATTCATACACAAAAGATTCGAGTAGCACTCTTGGTTGTCATTTAGTCAATTTAGATTAAAATACATTGCAGGagagttatttttttataaaatttatatctgtttataaataagaaaatgaagaacactGATTGATCGTAATCAGTGAGCACATTCAGGACCATTacttgtagtgtgtgtgtttatgtatgtgtctgACTCAATTAAttatcttttctttattttttaatgaatatgcagacacgttttttgtgtgtctgtctttaaGGAGTGCATAGTGAGAGTTGGGGACAGAAGACGACTCATGCATGTTTCATTACGATGGGCTCATCACCTCGGTGATGCCAGCCCATACCCCCGTCACTCACTAACTGGAATGGATCATTACTCTCTCTcctactttctctctctctctctctctctcacacacacacacacacacacgcacacccacacacacacacacactcactcactcacacgtaCGGACCCGTCTGCGCTCCGCTGGGcggctgtgagtgtgtttctaATTAGCACCTGAGAGAGAGGCGGAGTCATTAATATGCAGCGCAGAGGTCACACTGCTCTGCCGTTGCCATAACGACAGCATGGATATGAAGTCAGGCttcatattttaacatattaataCTCTGAAAGAGAGCagcagtttatttaatttagagaAGAGCATGTACATGAACCCTATCAGGATCAGGACGGTAATATTCACCCTGACTTTTGCCATTATGACAGCAGCACACTGAGTAAAGAGTCAGACGTATCGATTTAGTTCTACTGTACtgcagagatagatagatagatagatagatagatagataaaacaCCACATCAATCCGTCAATCAGGTTGTGCCACAATATAAAAAATGGTTGATGGATTTTTGATTTGGTGCAGTGTAGATGCGTAGATGCTCTGAAGCATAACATGCATTTACATTAACACCATCTTAAGACACATCTGGTACTTTGGAAGATTGCTCAATGAGGCTTGAATAGCTGGAGGCCAGAAAATCAATGTTCATGTGGTAGTCAGGAAGAATTGAAACGTGCAGTTGTTAAGGAAAAAAGGCTTTAAGAGTTTCTGAGGGGTGAAGATAGAGgaagattcactgattttgaGTCTGACATGGTCATTTTGATTTTTGAGTCTTTGCCCTGTTgtccatttttttgttgttgtccaAATTACTGTATgagaatacatttaaattatgaCCACACAGAACAGATGAAGTTCCTAATGATGCTGGTTCCTAATGACACTTTTTGATATGCAGTCAATCCTGTCGCTCAATTTAACCTTGTGTAGCCTTTAAACAAATTTGTGGTGATTGTGGATTGGGCTTATATTTTTTAGatccttttgtttaaaatataattgtgGAAAAAATGGCCATCAGAATGGGTGCTGGAAAATGCTGTGTCAGACACGCAACTTTTATTCTGTCATGAGTTTCAGACCTATTCAATTCGGACAATACTattcagaaatgaaatattcataaatatccAAAAATTCTCTTTACATAAGATTTACCAATGTAAAGCAGAAAAGACCAGGCTTCATTCGTTGTCCAGTGTTAAATACCGTGGTTCCTCTGTTAGGGCTTTATCAGGGCAGCACCAAAAAGCTGTGTCATTGTAAAGACAGACTGATGAGGTGATTTGTGATGTGGCATTTAAGGCTGGGTTTAGCCTGTGAAAATTCCTGTTGTTCATCAACCTCAGACCCTGAAGTAATGGAAAAGTTGCATgccttgatttgtttgtgtctaaaatcagtttatatagattttttttccttctctgtttcttttgtttcagttctttctttctttctttctttcatctcttttACTGTCTATCTGATGTTGTTAATAAATCTTGTATTCTGGGAGATGTGTTGGCTTGCTCTGTGGAATGCCTGAACTTGTGGACCCCTCCACCAAACCCATAGACCTCTCCTGCTCTGGTCTGCCATTCCTCTTTTGTTTACTGCTTTATCTGTTCACCTAAGAGAAACTGTTAAGAAACTAACTTGGATTTAGTCTGAAACCATATAGTATAATGTGTCCTACTTAACAAATGCACACACTTATGGAAATCTGTACCTTGTGCTGCTGGTTGTGAGTATTTATCTTGATCAGTATGTTTAACTTAtcaagtatttatttaatgtaatagtGTGTACATTACACTAAATTGAAAAGTGGCAGCCTCACAAGTAATTGAACAATAATTGGCAATCTGTAGAAAGAACATATTTTAGTCTTATTTAGTCTTTAGTTGCTTATTCTAATTTTCTGAACATTCTGTCATTGTCTGTCCACAGGTGAGTTGTGGGTGATGACGTCCTATGAAGCTCTGCACTGGAGCTGATGTTCCCAATCAGCGGGGGACTCCGGAGCCAAGGCTGGGCGACTCCGGAGCGGACTGAGGAACTGCAGAGACCCGCTCCTGTATCGGGAATCCACTCTGATCACCTCGATCCTTTCCTCCCTCCTTTTGCAACCcctgcaaactcctctgtcagGCTTACCCCTGAACCATCTCAGTGCAGTTACCATGTCCAGCCGAAGGAAGTCCTTCACTCCCTGCATGGTCTCTGTTAGTGATGTGGAAATGGGCGGCCCTATGGAAATGGATATCTTGGATGACGAACTGGTGGAGGACAGACCATCCtctcagcagccttcattagATATGCATCAAGAATCTAGGCAATGTGTGgctgaggaggatgaggagggtCATGTGGAAGGGACAGGAGAGAAGATGGAAGAGAAGTCCTCCACCCCACAGAAACCACAGAGTAGGGGCTACCAGTGTAAGTACTGCTCCTTCTCTACCCAGAATCTCAGCGACTTCAAAGAGCATGTGTACTCCACGCACCCCAACGTCATTCTGAACCCTCTGTACCTGTGTGCTGTCTGCAACTTCAGCACCAAGAAGTTTGATTCCCTCACAGAACACAATGAAACAGAGCATCCAGGTGAGAGCAATTTCAAGTTCAAGCGGATCAAACTTGACAATCAGACCATCCTAGAGCAAACCATTGAGAATGAGGATGACTCAAACTCTCCAGAATCTAAGCTTATGCAAGATGATGATGCCTTTGAATTTTTACCCTCATGCCCATCAACCATGCAGAATGTTGAAAATGCAATCTTTAATAATGGAAATGAGGTAGAGAGTAATTTAGATCATCTGCTGTTAAAGGATCAGATCACAGCAGTGAATGTAAATGGGACAATCATCTTCCCTGAGCCCATGATGCTAGAGGGGCTCTCCCATGTCATGCCTCTTCTGCAGCGCCCCCCGAACCTGAGCTCCATTCCAACAATTGCCGTTCCTCTGAACACAAGCAAGTACAATCCATTACTGGACACCAACACTACGCTCATTACATCCTTCAATAAATTCCCCTATCCAACTCATGCAGAACTCTCCTGGCTCACTGCTGCTTCCAAGCACCCTGAAGAGCAGATCAAGGTGTGGTTCACCACCCAACGGCTCAAACAGGGCATCACCTGGTCACCAGAAGAAGTGGAAGAAGCCCGCAAGAAGATGTTTAATGGCTGCATGCCTCCTGCTCACCACACATTCACCGTTTTGCCTACGCCTGTGAGCGAACAAGTTGCCACCAGCCAGTCTGTTGCACCAGCAGTGTCCTGCCATGTTACTGGACAGTCCACTCTGTCACCGGCTACCACTGCAAATGGAACTTCTGGTGCCTGTGCGACTGTCACTGTGACAACAGTTACTAATATGCATAATCTCAAGCGCCCTTTGGGAACATCAGCAGTGGCCCAGGATGTAAAGCGCCCCATGATTCTCACAGATGAACACAAAGAAAAGTTACGTATGGCACCTCCACCAGTCCCACCCCTAGAGAGACTATCCATGGCTCCTCCTCCTGTACCTCCAGATGGTAAGAGATCCATGCTCCCACCTTTGATTGCAACAGACATGAAACGACCTGTTGTTGCCCCTTATGCTTTGCCCAAGGGGAAAATGCCAATGGTATTTCCACTGGCACCCCCTAAAGATAAGATACCCATGGCCCCCCCTCCCCTGTTACCCAGAGATAGACTACCTATGGTTCCCCTAGTTTCAACTGAATTAAAGAGGTCTACAGTTCCCCAGCAAATGAGAAATCAAGCTCctgcattttctgtcatttctaaAGACAAACTGTCACCTTTACCTACTGATGTAAGCTTACCCTTGGTGCCCCCATTGGTGACTTCTCAAGTGAAGAGACCACCAATAATTCAGACTGCACGGGCCCCACCTGTTGCCCCAACCTTGATCCCCACTTTCTCTCTGGAGAGTAAACCACTAGAGCTGTCAGTGGAGCAAAAGCCCACAAGCTCAGAGAGTCGACCCACAGAGAGTCAGAATGGCAATAATAGAGTCCCCTGTGGGGATGGTAAAAAATGGTTTTCTGATCAGAGTGCACTGGCCCATAATGGTTTACGGCACTTAAATAATAACTTTGCTCCAAAGGAGCGTCCGAAAACAGTCCCAACCCAGTTCCCTCTCCTGGAAAGACTGAAGGGGAAAACTGCTGAGCAGCTAAAAGTTTTAGAAGAAAGTTTTCAGAGGAATAGTTTCCCATCACACAACGAGGTTGACCACATTGCAATCACCACAAGACTCTCCAGAGAGGAGATTGACAGCTGGTTCTCAGAAAGAAGAGCCCTTCGAGACAACTTAGAAAAGGCCCTCCTAAATTCCATGGGATCCAAGAGGACTGACATTGCAGAGAGAAGATCACTTTCACAGCACCAGCATGCTTTGCTTAATGGAGTTTACAAACAAGGTGGGCTACCCATATGCCCTCTGCCTCCCATCATTGCCCCCACCTCGTCATCTGTGCCTATGGATAGGAAGTCTCTCAATCTCCTTAAAGATGTCTTTGTCCAAACACGGTGGCCTTCACCTGAGGAATATAGTTATCTGGAGGCACAGACAGGTTTGGCTCGTACTGACATTGTCAAATGGTTTAAAGACAGCCGTCTGGCTCTGCGCAGTGGAACTGTAGAGTGGAAAGAGTTGTTCCACAAGCTAAGTGGCAGCGAGTCGAACGGCCggctgatctcagatcagccCTGCAATGTCACTCTGCCAAGCCAGGAACGGAAGACGCCTACAGCAGAGTGCGCCAAACTAAGCAGCCAAGAGATCAAAGAATGGTTCAACAACTCACTGGGCCAGCGTGGGCCTGAAGTGGGGAGGAACGGAGGCCAGAATGGAGGCAGCGGGGAGAAGTGTGGAGGCTGGGTGGAAGAAGCAGTGGGTACTAAGATGGCTTCGCGAGAGCTGGTCTCAGACACGGATTAGGGCACAAGAATGAGATGGGTAGGAGAAGAGGGTAAGTTTGATCAAATTTTCTTATGCTTTTCTGGTCTGGTGATTATACAGACCGAGGGGACACAATAGACCTCTCCTCATCAAAGGATTTggctgttgccatggagattTGGAATAGAGGACTGGAACCCAGGTTGGGCTCTTTGATGTTGTTCCGttaagaaaaacaaagctgTGCAGCAGGGAATTGAGACATACTGAGATGTTGCTATGCAAATAATGCAGACTTGATGGTTaactacagtatacagtatatcagagagatagaggaGCTATCACAGTAAAGAAGAAACAGATATCTTTTTGTAGCTTGAACTGGTTTCTTTGTtcttaaaaagtataaaaataaataaaaatattcatgaCAAAGTTTGCATTTGGCTTACAGGTGGCATATTGATTTTCCTTTGGTAGCAGGGTGGTTTGTCACAGAATTGCAATTTTTCCAGCTCACGGGCAACCTGGACCCTGTTACCTTATACcttcaatattatattattatttcaaatttaataTCCCATGATTTTCTACTGTATCTTAGAACACATTGATCACGTTATGTTACATTGTCTAGGTTAGTTCAAAGGTTGATAGTAAGAAACAAGTGGCCAAGTATTTTTAGATTTGCTCAAAGGCACAGCTCTTGTTATTTTGATGTTACTGacatttctgcaaaaaaaaaaaaaaaaaaaaaacactaattttttgtataattatgAACCTAAATATAGATTTAAAAGAAGAGACCTGAGCTAAGATGTAAAACTCGGCAGAATAGTTGGTGGCAGTGCAACTTCAAACTCTTTTGATGATCCAATTACTTGTTAATGTGGCAGAGTAACTAAAGTCTCCCAAGCAGCTTGAGTTCGTTCATACAGGTAGCGTAAGAGTCAGCATGAAATTCCTTTTGGGGTTCATCAGCAGTCTGGTGTAGTCAGTAACTGAGACTGTCAGAGTGCTAATGATGGCTTTGTTCCAATTCTCCACAGGTAGGAACTGCTGCCGCTGTCATTTTGCACAGGAAtggatgaaaagaaagaagaagaacaagagagGTCTACTCTGAGATGTATTTTTGGAACCAATGATTTTGCTCTTGCCCTTTTCCACTGCACCAGCTAGCACACGGCACCAGACAGAACCAGAAGGAGCCTGGTCACAGCGCAGAGCCCTAATCTGCAGCAGTGATTCTGAAACACTACTTGGTGCTTCATGTGGTTTGAAGCAGTGCGGGACAGAGCGAATGCATGGAGGAGAACAAGACCATTGAGTGCCAAAGCTGGATTTGCTGCATAACTacactttaagaaaaaaaggttcttgtaaatattttttttctgtactgctACAGATTTGTACAATTTTGCCGGGAacttttgttacattttataatgGGAGCGAGAGGCCCCCAGATTTTGCTCTAGCTGGTCTTTTCAGTGGACATGTCCTACATTTTTTGTAACAACACCATGCACCACTACAGGCATTGGCAATATGTCAAACGGACGTTCATTACAGTTTGTCTTTGGAGGGACTTCTTCAAATCAGTGCATTTACTGACTGTTTCAAGGTGCTGTTAAACTTTCTGGATATTACATGCCGTCGCTTTTGCTATATTTACAGTTCTTACAGAGTGACATTTTGCAAACAAcagtttaaaaaggaaaaatcacTTTGCTGTTAAACACACCAATGGACAAATCTGCAAATCTGTTTTGTCCTgtacaggaataaaacactctcaATCGCCAGCGTTTATATGTGATAGTTCAACTCCAACTGTAGAAACAATTAACCCGGTACCAGATACATGTTCCATATTTACTGCTTCTGTAATGTCAGCGTCACATATATTAGAAATACTGTACTTATACCAAGGTCCTGCTTACTACTCTCCAAAAGACAGATGTTGTCTGCTGTAATCCAATAAAACACAGCCTACCTAAATAGTTTTGTTTACTGAAGTTATACCTCTTTAAACTAAATGCTCTGAATGCAGTGAGACTTTCTCAAGGTCTTTAAGCACAGTTTTCTAACTCCAGAGACACCTGATCTAAAATCCTCAGTCCATTTTTAAGGATGAGCTAGGTGAGGTGTATTGGGAGTTAGGAAACCATGGAactgcacagagctgtgtgttccCATGACTGGAGAAGGATTGAGAAACCCTGATCTAATGCTGCTGATTAATTGTGTTTTGCATCATCTTGACCAAGGGTCATCAACTGGTGGACCGCAGTCTGGATGTGGACCCagaaaagtatttcagtggactgAATCAAGTACTGCAACAGATCcgataaacatttaaaaactacCTGCAGTTCAATGATTCTgggtttttaaacatgaaccgTCACTAGCTTCactagcagatcctctgttgtggttTATCTAATCACATACATTTGTgtgaattatttagctgaagacagctcatcagaccagagactagctacagggctagagacattagcTCAGGAAGGGAGAGTATTTTTTAGATTTGTGgagatttttccattttatttaccttttgTGGTCTGGTTAAggaactgtttaaaaaaaaaaaagttgaccaGGAagacaatgttttaaaatgactggAAAAAGGTTGTATAAATTCAAAATGGAAATCTCATGGTGCTGATCAAAAGTGGTAATATGAAGCGCTgttgtgaaataaaacacaaacactttaattatcttatttatagccataaacatTACATCACGTTAGTTGCTTATCCGGACCtttttgtaagcaaggaattttatgtagctgaaCCTTTATCAATTTTAGATACACCTGCTGATAAGGTTTGGTTTTGGCCTTTGTTGCATGAAGTGCATATTAAAATTAGCACACAAATGTcatttactgtataataatgaaatgtttctgCTCTGCTCTCTGGCTTGCTTCTAGACTGCATGGATGACTGAGTGGATTGTGTAACCTCCTGAGACACTCCTGGCACTGGATGAGCTTTTTCTTATCCACTCTGAGCCTTCACTTCCAACTAtcacattatatatttgttagaTTAACAGTGTTAATTCTGTTCATGTATGTCTAAAAGCTTTTGGtgtgttttaaaacaaagtCCAGCATCTCAAATCATCCCTCACTTTTGTCCGCAGGTGTTGTCGTCATGAGAAAACTTGTGTATAGCTATGGTTGTGACATGCTTCCTGAGTATTTCACtggaaactggaaaaaaatgtaaaagaaaaaaaataataagactAGAGTGCCTGGCAGACATTAAGGTTGGCACAAGAGTAAAAATTGATTTTGAATGTCAAATTCCCATAGAGTTTTCCACTTGGCCTAAAAAAGCAGCCCTTGAATATCCTAGTGGTACAAGAGGGGTTATTGGGGCAGAATACAGAAATCAAACAGTGGGAGGAAGATTTTTTTGCAGATTTACAGTGTGGTACAGAGAGTAACAGTGCAGTCAGTGCCAGAATCCTAGCTTATCCAGAGTGCATTGCTTAATGCTTTATGGAAGAGTCAGTCTCTGTTTCGCACTGCTCGCACTCTGCATGCTGGAAGGGGTTTTTTGGGAAGCACTCCACAATCTTCTTTATCAGAATGATCAGAGAACTCAATGAAACAATAGCTCAGTGTCCTCCATCTgctttggggtgtgtgtgtttgtgtgtgcgtgtgtgcgtatgtgtgtgcttatgtatgtgtgtgtgcgtacatgcacaagagagcaagagaaagaattCCTGCCCCCACACAGACCTTCACACAGATGAATCCACTGCAGTTTCTTACTCAAAACACACTCAAAAGACATCGGCATCCGTCTCTTGTCTGTAAATGTGATCTTAATTAAAGTGTTATTGAATTCATACGTTCATAAGAATGGTCTGTAGTACTGCTTTAAAAGAGCATCTGAATGAAGGATAAAGTTTTATAACTGGCCCATTTTGGCACTGGGCCTGTTACTAAGCTGATGTTGTAGCGATGAAGGCCGGCCTTTAGAGAACGCATTTAGGCAGGAAGTCCAATCAGACTACTTTCCTTTTCTTATCTGCCTACTGGAGGAACACTGTATCACTGAATTTAAAAAGGCTGACTCTTTGGAATTTGGATAGTCGTGGGCCAATTAAGTGGGTGTGGCTTCCAATCCCATGTAGTCTGTTATGGtgtttgatattttaattaacCTCAAGAGCTCCCTGAGGTAGTAGAAACAAGACTATGTACCCTTAGAGCCATGCTTCTTAAAGTGGAGGGTAGGGACCATAAAGAggccataattttttttttttaattttgttacagttgtGGAACTGGAGGCATTctaccattatcaaagtttttatatttattattgcattCTTAGAGTTATTGGCTTGTTTGACCAGTTACTTGAATTGAAAGGATTTAATacaaactgtaataaattttttaaaaaaaaagtaggcctataaataatgtcaatatgaaaatagtaataaaatgtgttctgtgagtaGAAAGTAAATAACCAtagccaatattaaatattattgtacacctTTAAATAATGTCTATCTCTCATAGATAGATAGcgtcactgagcactttattaggaacacctgtacacctactcattcatgcaattatctaatcagccaatcgtgcggtaatcatgcagatacggcccagaagctttgggtaatgttcacatcaaccatcagaatggggaaaaatgtgatctcagtgattttgaccttggcatgaatgttggtgccagacgggctggtttgagtatttctataactgctgatctcccgTCTCTAGACTTTagtcagaatggtgcaataaagaaaaaacatccagtgtgtGGCAGTTGTGcagacagaaacaccttgtcgatgagagaggtcaacggagaatggccaagctggttcgagctgacagagaggctacagtaactcagataaccactctgtacaattatagtgcacagaaaagcatctcagaatgtacatcatgtcaaaccttgaggtggatgggctacattgggttccacttctgttaGCCAAgagcagaaagctgaggctgcagtgggcacaggctcaccaaaactggaccgttgaagactggaaaaatgtagcctgatCTGAtggaatttggcaccaacagcatgaatccatggacccaacctgccttgtgtcaacagtccaggctggtggaggtggtgtaatggtgtggggagtgttttcttggcacactttgggtcCGTtgataccaatcaatcatcactttaATGCCACatcctatttgagtattgttgctgaccacgtgcatcccttcatggccacaatttacccatcttctaatggctacttccagcatgataatgcaccatgtcacaaagcaaaactcAAACATGTCAGTAtggaccagtgtgtgtgtgtgtgtgtgtgtgtgtgtgtgtgtgtgtgtgtgtgtatgcgtgtatatatacatataatttgtTATAGGGGTTCAATAAATTTGAGCCTCCATGCCCTAGTGGTGCAGCAATAGCTGGTGTAAATCCTTATACAGTTATACAGCTTGTTTAGTTGTACGTTTGTTTCATATAACGGTCACTATTATGTGAGCGCTACAGTCTGAGTGACTGTTTCCCCACAGATACATCCATAGCACCAGATGTTTCTCATTAACATATGGGTGTATGCTgccacaggaaaataatcaacaatgggttGGTATGATGGAGCACAATGCAAAGTGaatttactgttaccaccccaaagttgattattttcctataacagcacgtcccaaagtgttttattccttttataccagtatacaattacatttttctaCTAATTACACAAGTATATATGATGCACTTGATgcaatgttgtggaatgtaGGTGAAATATGTTCCTGTTTTCAGGAACATGATATGATATACTAGCTATCAACAGTCGTTCAACAGCCTCCCTTAatttttctctcccttgaacttaataagagggaaaaaaatgacattgtcatgttacagagaaatagGAAAGCACACAATGCTCTATCCTggagactttcctgtggtggaaaatatAGTGGCTGTTAGaaagtgctggcactggaggctcctttcataaatattcaataaatatcgccttacagaaagtttcaccatattaacgattatacagggtgtcccaagtCTCCATACACTGGGGAAATTGacacttttttagcaaaatgtcttctaaaagatagcctttaagaatgcctttgacaaaagaagaacatattgaaatcattctcatggctggatcgggaagctgtcgcaaggttgcgatgtaCATGCAATTGCATGCATAACAACAGATGTGTTAACATGAGTTCATCGTGAGTAGGAGAGATGACTCCATGtttggcaatcatgtagaggatgttttgtaaataaagttttgctaaaaagtgttcatttgtcCTATGTATGCAGACTTTTGAGACATGCTGtacattttcctttgttaaCTTACAGCAGGTTttaatcagattattattagtattagattatgtagagcagCTACCATACAAgtgcctgtgaatgagctgttactacagaaacaatgaagtattagaacaagtgcattaatataaacctgtgatacatacatatatatatatatgtatgtatgtatgtgtgtgtatatatatatacagtactgtgcataaggcacatgcaaagaaatgctgtaagatgccttcaaaaataataaaattaagtgtttctacatttaaagaaatactgtaaagagcaataaacagtaataaatgatttttaatttttaataaactgttttttgctttaaaaaatgactttgctttaaaaaaaaattagtagtctcaggtacagtgtgtgcagttttataaggaaatgagctgtaagtgttactgagcatcttgcagaagcagccacagttcttctggtgactttgactgtcgcactttcttcttatttttgcagcgaaacccagcagccttcattatatGTTTTGTCTGAAAACTGTTgtcttacataatatgctgctttctttactgacaaacaaacatttttctgtaacatttaattttgtgctggaaaactaacgtttggaaatctaaaaccAAAAtggcttttaatggtcttaacaacaaataattggtcaggaaattagcaagaattaaacaaatactataGATCGCTCCCTGCTCTATCAGTCCTGGTTccatttatgagcttgttatcaggcccttgatgggctgcatcaggtgtagcagataaccaaataatgactaatcttttaagaaaaaaaaatcccagaagatatcgaacattttaatcattataatgattttacctttgcgtacaagaagactacataagtgaatttccctgtttctagcttttctcCAAACAGTTCACTGAAGCAAAATtaaacgagcaaatggtggcagaggagctctcaggagtgcgtTTGTTTcataattttctgaccaatgatttgttgttaagaccattaaaagcaaGTATTTTGCCATTTcgggccctttttttttttgcctatattcaaatttaaatatacttttatatactgtgtatgtatatatatatataaagtatgtaaaagtatatttacatttgaataTTGATTTACATTCTCTCTTAGTCCAGACCCACGCAGTCTCATTAATGCCTAGTCCGTAAAACATTTTCGAATGTCACAATGCTGGAATTGCTCAGCTTcttctgtgatttattttcctctttgtGCTTGTGAATTTCAGGTATCCACAATTCAGTGCATTTTTTCTGTGGCACACAACTGGCTTTGATTCTTGCCATCTTGAACTCAGCAAGCCTGTTTGGATCCAGCGCAGTCTTGCATGATGCACTAAGCATGCTTCACCTGTTAAGAAAAAACAATCATATAAACTTGGATgcacacaaaagaaaagaaatacattcAACTATTTTTGTGCAACCTGTGCACTGAGAGTTCCGGTTTCACAAATTCCAGGAAAGTGGCCTAATTGGACAAAGTAAATGTGAGGAAAGCAGACCCTCCTGCTGCCCTCATCCAAATGGTTCTGATTACAATTTGATGGTGGAGCAAATCTAGGAAACATTTGCATCTGGAAGT
Proteins encoded:
- the LOC113547131 gene encoding zinc fingers and homeoboxes protein 2 — encoded protein: MSSRRKSFTPCMVSVSDVEMGGPMEMDILDDELVEDRPSSQQPSLDMHQESRQCVAEEDEEGHVEGTGEKMEEKSSTPQKPQSRGYQCKYCSFSTQNLSDFKEHVYSTHPNVILNPLYLCAVCNFSTKKFDSLTEHNETEHPGESNFKFKRIKLDNQTILEQTIENEDDSNSPESKLMQDDDAFEFLPSCPSTMQNVENAIFNNGNEVESNLDHLLLKDQITAVNVNGTIIFPEPMMLEGLSHVMPLLQRPPNLSSIPTIAVPLNTSKYNPLLDTNTTLITSFNKFPYPTHAELSWLTAASKHPEEQIKVWFTTQRLKQGITWSPEEVEEARKKMFNGCMPPAHHTFTVLPTPVSEQVATSQSVAPAVSCHVTGQSTLSPATTANGTSGACATVTVTTVTNMHNLKRPLGTSAVAQDVKRPMILTDEHKEKLRMAPPPVPPLERLSMAPPPVPPDGKRSMLPPLIATDMKRPVVAPYALPKGKMPMVFPLAPPKDKIPMAPPPLLPRDRLPMVPLVSTELKRSTVPQQMRNQAPAFSVISKDKLSPLPTDVSLPLVPPLVTSQVKRPPIIQTARAPPVAPTLIPTFSLESKPLELSVEQKPTSSESRPTESQNGNNRVPCGDGKKWFSDQSALAHNGLRHLNNNFAPKERPKTVPTQFPLLERLKGKTAEQLKVLEESFQRNSFPSHNEVDHIAITTRLSREEIDSWFSERRALRDNLEKALLNSMGSKRTDIAERRSLSQHQHALLNGVYKQGGLPICPLPPIIAPTSSSVPMDRKSLNLLKDVFVQTRWPSPEEYSYLEAQTGLARTDIVKWFKDSRLALRSGTVEWKELFHKLSGSESNGRLISDQPCNVTLPSQERKTPTAECAKLSSQEIKEWFNNSLGQRGPEVGRNGGQNGGSGEKCGGWVEEAVGTKMASRELVSDTD